Proteins found in one Seonamhaeicola sp. S2-3 genomic segment:
- a CDS encoding mechanosensitive ion channel domain-containing protein, with amino-acid sequence MFFETYKNELIISGIILASLFIIRLISYFTITKVAKKNNINIARVRLMKRYVTVSLLLLAVLIEAFVFGAEFKDLAVIFSSVFAILGIALFAIWSILSNVTSGIIMFFNFPYKVGDKIEIHDKDFPIKAIIEDIRAFQLHLKLENGDLVTYPNNLMLQKAVTLIQKDAIDDISSDDGSDSV; translated from the coding sequence ATGTTTTTTGAAACTTATAAAAATGAGCTCATTATTTCTGGAATCATACTTGCTTCACTATTTATTATAAGGCTAATTTCTTATTTTACAATAACTAAAGTAGCTAAAAAAAACAATATTAATATTGCCAGAGTTAGGTTAATGAAAAGATATGTTACAGTATCACTACTCTTACTTGCGGTTCTTATAGAAGCCTTTGTTTTTGGAGCAGAATTTAAAGATTTAGCGGTTATTTTTTCTTCGGTTTTTGCCATTTTAGGTATTGCTTTATTTGCTATTTGGTCCATTTTAAGCAACGTAACATCGGGCATTATTATGTTTTTTAATTTTCCATACAAAGTTGGAGATAAGATTGAAATACACGATAAAGATTTCCCTATTAAAGCTATTATTGAAGATATTAGAGCCTTCCAACTACATTTAAAATTAGAAAATGGAGACTTGGTTACTTATCCAAATAACTTAATGCTTCAAAAAGCAGTTACCCTAATTCAAAAAGATGCCATTGATGATATTTCTTCTGATGACGGATCAGATTCAGTATAA
- the corA gene encoding magnesium/cobalt transporter CorA — protein MVRKKLYRSKKKLGQAPGSVVYTGERPKEKLFLEAFDFTKDTYTEKQLTNIEDCFEYKHTETVTWINLNGLNHVNAIETLGKHFDIHHLALEDIVNISHRPKLDDHDSYLFLVLKMLYYNNSHNLVSEQVSFILGKNYVFSFQEAEGDVFNPIRDRIKNAKGRIRSMASDYLLYTLIDAIVDHYFNVIEVLGDKIEDLETDVFTNKSSDNLSIRIQDLKREILRVRRAVFPLREVISKIVKNETNLIQNQTSTYFKDIYDHLTQITENIELHREIIGGLMSMYLTSISNKMNEVMKVLTIMASIFIPLTFIAGVYGMNFKYMPELEFKYGYFAIWGLMVIVFLVLLFYFKRKKWL, from the coding sequence ATGGTAAGAAAAAAATTATACCGCTCTAAAAAAAAGTTAGGTCAAGCTCCTGGTAGTGTAGTTTACACAGGTGAACGACCTAAAGAAAAATTATTTTTAGAAGCGTTTGATTTTACCAAAGACACCTATACTGAAAAACAACTAACAAACATTGAAGATTGTTTTGAATATAAACATACAGAAACCGTTACATGGATTAATCTAAACGGATTAAACCACGTTAATGCTATTGAAACTTTAGGGAAACACTTTGATATACACCACTTAGCACTAGAAGATATTGTAAACATTTCTCATCGACCAAAGTTAGATGATCATGATTCCTATCTATTTCTAGTTTTAAAAATGCTTTATTACAATAATTCTCATAATTTAGTTTCAGAACAAGTAAGTTTCATCCTAGGAAAAAACTATGTATTCTCATTTCAAGAAGCTGAAGGTGATGTATTTAACCCCATAAGAGACCGCATAAAAAATGCAAAAGGCAGAATAAGAAGTATGGCTTCAGATTATCTACTTTACACCCTAATTGATGCTATTGTAGATCACTATTTTAACGTTATAGAAGTTTTAGGTGATAAAATAGAAGACCTAGAAACCGATGTTTTCACCAACAAATCAAGTGATAATTTAAGTATTCGCATTCAAGATTTAAAAAGAGAAATTTTAAGAGTTAGGCGTGCCGTTTTTCCGCTTCGCGAAGTTATTTCTAAAATTGTAAAAAACGAAACCAATTTAATTCAAAATCAAACCTCAACCTATTTTAAAGATATTTATGACCACCTAACCCAAATTACAGAAAACATTGAGCTTCATAGAGAAATTATTGGTGGGTTAATGAGTATGTACTTAACAAGTATTAGCAATAAAATGAACGAAGTTATGAAAGTACTTACCATAATGGCTTCTATTTTTATACCACTCACCTTTATTGCTGGCGTTTACGGAATGAATTTTAAATACATGCCAGAGTTAGAATTTAAATACGGTTACTTTGCTATTTGGGGCTTAATGGTTATTGTTTTTTTAGTGCTATTATTCTATTTCAAAAGAAAAAAATGGCTTTAG
- a CDS encoding Gfo/Idh/MocA family protein: MKNKVINWGIIGCGNIANKFAKDLLTIEDATLYAVASRTQEKADAFAYEYNAKKAYASYEALVKDNNIDAVYIATPHALHKENTLLCLEHGIAVLCEKPFAMNSNEVNEMIAKAKEKNVLLMEALWTYFLPHYQYVLDLLNNKTYGEILKLKADFGFYRAFNNNARLFNKNLGGGSLLDIGIYPIFSALSTLGMPKNIKADATYFENGADSSCRMTFNYENGATALLKSTLVEDTPTEATFYCEKGTIKINSMFHAPSTVTITLNGKDVTKDFGYNTIGYNYETIHFNELLRQGKTESDVMTFDFSRNLIKLLDDVRNIINLHY; this comes from the coding sequence TTGAAAAATAAGGTTATTAACTGGGGCATTATTGGCTGCGGAAATATTGCCAATAAATTTGCCAAAGATTTACTTACTATAGAAGATGCAACGTTATACGCAGTTGCTTCTAGAACACAAGAAAAAGCAGATGCTTTTGCATATGAATATAATGCTAAAAAAGCCTATGCTAGCTATGAAGCATTGGTGAAAGATAATAATATAGATGCTGTTTATATAGCTACTCCACACGCACTTCATAAAGAAAACACTTTACTTTGTTTAGAACATGGTATAGCAGTTTTATGCGAAAAACCCTTTGCTATGAATAGCAATGAAGTGAATGAAATGATAGCTAAGGCTAAAGAAAAGAACGTGCTTTTAATGGAAGCGCTTTGGACCTATTTTTTACCGCATTACCAATATGTTTTAGATTTATTAAACAATAAAACTTACGGTGAAATTTTAAAACTTAAAGCCGATTTTGGTTTCTACAGAGCATTTAATAACAATGCGCGCCTTTTTAATAAAAACCTTGGCGGCGGTAGTTTATTAGATATTGGTATTTACCCTATTTTTTCAGCATTATCAACTTTAGGTATGCCTAAAAATATTAAAGCTGATGCTACTTATTTTGAAAATGGTGCCGACTCGTCATGCCGTATGACTTTTAATTACGAAAATGGTGCCACTGCATTGCTAAAAAGTACCTTAGTTGAAGATACCCCAACCGAAGCTACATTTTATTGCGAAAAAGGAACTATTAAAATTAATTCTATGTTTCATGCGCCTTCTACTGTAACTATAACTTTAAATGGAAAAGATGTTACTAAAGACTTTGGTTATAATACCATTGGCTATAACTACGAAACTATTCATTTTAATGAGTTACTAAGGCAAGGAAAGACCGAAAGTGATGTGATGACATTTGATTTTAGCAGAAACCTTATTAAACTACTTGATGATGTTAGAAACATTATTAATCTTCATTATTAA
- a CDS encoding PIG-L family deacetylase, producing MRKYLLLLGFVIISQINVLAQKPVTPSSSKIYESIQKLNFLGSVLYVAAHPDDENTRLIAYMSNHIKARTAYLSLTRGDGGQNLIGPEIRELLGVIRTQELLAARRVDGGEQIFSRANDFGYSKHPEETLSIWDKEQVLSDVVLAIRKFKPDVIINRFDHKRAGKTHGHHTASALLSIEAFDLAGDKNAYPNMLNYASTWQPKRLFYNTSWWRYGSQENFDKLDKSNMISFDIGVYYPLKGLSNNEIADIARSQHLCQGFGKLSQRGSQKEYIEFIKGEAPEGDDIFSGIDTSWNRIKGGKAIGNILYEVENNFNFTNPSTHLPQLIKAYKLLQNIDDQHWKTIKTKELKHIIEMCAGLYLEASASTPAIAANNNVKINIEALNRSTANITLKSIKIAPLNQQENTDVSLQNNKKFTYTFNSIIPKNTATTNPYWLNEKGTLGMYKVDDKTLIGNPETKRALQANFVLDFDGYTINFEKDVIYRYSKPDKGELYRPFEIIPEASVKISEKVIIFNNDKQQDVSVIVKSGSNNLEGYVEICHPDGWSVYPKNQKVSIKHKGEEQTLVFTVIPPKNESEGFISPIVHVGDKSYTKELIDISYEHIPHQTVLLPSESKVVRLDIKKRGKNIAYIHGAGDVVPESLEQIGYNVRIIKTEEITAELLSNFDAVVVGIRAYNTLDALDFKQQTLFDFVAKGGNMIVQYNTSHRLKTKQLAPYHLMLSRDRVTDENANVTFLNPKHEVLNFPNKITQQDFDGWTQERGLYFPNAWGKEFTPILSMHDKNESPKNGSLLVAKHGKGYYIYTGLSFFREFPAGVSGAYRLFANMLSLGKKDLKLEAKLND from the coding sequence ATGCGAAAATATTTGCTCCTTTTAGGCTTTGTTATAATTTCTCAAATTAACGTGTTAGCCCAAAAACCCGTAACACCATCATCATCAAAAATTTACGAATCTATTCAAAAATTAAATTTTTTGGGTTCTGTATTATATGTTGCAGCACACCCAGATGATGAAAATACACGTTTAATTGCCTACATGTCTAACCACATAAAAGCAAGAACTGCTTATTTATCACTCACAAGAGGTGATGGTGGGCAAAACCTTATTGGCCCTGAAATTAGAGAACTTTTAGGCGTTATAAGAACGCAAGAACTTTTAGCAGCAAGACGCGTTGATGGCGGCGAACAAATTTTCTCTAGAGCCAATGATTTTGGTTATTCTAAACACCCCGAAGAAACACTCTCTATTTGGGATAAAGAACAAGTGTTAAGCGATGTGGTTTTAGCCATAAGAAAGTTTAAACCAGATGTAATTATAAACCGGTTTGACCATAAAAGAGCAGGTAAAACTCACGGGCATCATACTGCTTCAGCATTATTGAGTATTGAAGCTTTTGATCTTGCAGGCGATAAAAACGCATATCCAAACATGTTAAATTATGCCAGTACCTGGCAGCCAAAACGTTTATTTTACAACACGAGTTGGTGGCGCTATGGCAGTCAAGAAAACTTTGATAAATTAGACAAAAGCAATATGATAAGTTTTGATATTGGGGTGTATTATCCGCTTAAAGGTTTGTCAAATAATGAAATTGCTGATATTGCCAGAAGCCAACACCTATGTCAAGGTTTTGGTAAATTATCACAAAGAGGGTCTCAAAAAGAATATATCGAGTTTATAAAAGGTGAAGCTCCCGAAGGAGATGATATTTTTTCGGGCATTGACACTTCTTGGAATCGTATAAAAGGCGGTAAAGCTATTGGAAATATACTATACGAAGTTGAAAACAACTTTAATTTCACAAACCCTTCTACTCATTTACCACAGTTAATAAAGGCATATAAATTACTTCAAAACATTGATGACCAGCATTGGAAAACAATAAAAACCAAAGAACTGAAACATATTATTGAAATGTGTGCTGGTTTGTATCTAGAAGCATCTGCATCAACACCTGCAATTGCTGCTAATAACAACGTTAAAATAAACATTGAAGCCTTAAATAGAAGCACCGCCAATATTACACTAAAAAGTATCAAAATTGCGCCTTTAAACCAACAAGAAAATACTGATGTTTCACTTCAAAACAATAAAAAATTCACATATACTTTTAATAGTATTATCCCTAAAAATACCGCAACTACCAATCCGTATTGGTTAAATGAAAAAGGTACTTTGGGTATGTATAAAGTTGATGATAAAACCCTTATTGGAAACCCTGAAACCAAAAGAGCGCTTCAAGCTAATTTTGTGTTAGATTTTGATGGATACACTATTAATTTTGAAAAAGACGTTATTTACCGTTATTCAAAACCAGACAAAGGCGAATTGTATCGTCCGTTTGAAATTATCCCCGAAGCATCAGTTAAAATTTCAGAAAAAGTTATCATTTTCAACAATGACAAACAACAAGATGTTTCAGTAATTGTAAAATCAGGAAGCAATAATTTAGAAGGCTATGTAGAAATTTGTCATCCTGATGGTTGGAGCGTTTACCCTAAAAACCAAAAAGTTTCTATAAAACATAAAGGCGAAGAGCAAACCTTGGTGTTTACCGTAATTCCTCCTAAAAATGAAAGCGAAGGTTTTATTAGCCCCATAGTTCATGTTGGAGATAAAAGTTACACTAAAGAATTGATAGATATAAGTTATGAGCATATTCCTCATCAAACTGTTTTACTGCCAAGTGAAAGCAAAGTAGTACGCTTAGATATTAAAAAACGAGGTAAAAATATTGCTTATATACATGGTGCAGGCGATGTAGTTCCTGAAAGTTTAGAGCAAATTGGTTATAATGTACGCATTATTAAAACCGAAGAAATAACAGCCGAATTATTAAGTAATTTTGATGCCGTAGTTGTTGGTATTAGAGCCTACAATACTTTAGATGCGTTAGATTTTAAACAGCAAACGCTATTTGATTTTGTTGCTAAAGGCGGTAATATGATTGTGCAATACAATACATCGCACAGGTTAAAAACAAAACAATTAGCGCCATATCATTTAATGTTATCACGAGATAGAGTAACCGATGAAAACGCCAACGTTACCTTTTTAAACCCAAAACATGAGGTGCTTAACTTCCCCAATAAAATAACACAACAAGATTTTGATGGTTGGACCCAAGAACGCGGTTTATATTTCCCTAATGCATGGGGAAAAGAATTCACACCTATCCTGTCTATGCATGATAAAAATGAAAGCCCAAAAAACGGAAGTTTATTAGTAGCTAAACATGGAAAAGGGTATTATATTTATACCGGTTTAAGCTTTTTTAGAGAGTTTCCCGCGGGTGTATCGGGGGCTTACCGCCTCTTTGCTAACATGCTTTCTTTAGGAAAAAAAGACCTTAAACTTGAAGCTAAATTAAACGATTAA
- a CDS encoding septum formation inhibitor Maf: MKKVLNHYALIIILGFTVAVNSCKHTTPKKEIVESPVKPKNNTAQQSLSKAFKDYWYAGEAEISSYKLEQARYGEIRQGNAVLIYVTEDFLPKAQVKADSQNPNNISILKLNTTKSFNTGIYPYSIMQSTFYPVLNNQHALKVSVSMQEWCSHSYMQLNNRNDFDITLHSYFEGEEDQNISVKKSILENELWTQLRLNPKSLPTGVLEIIPSFEYFRLKHIDIKAYKANAKLTNNTYTIQYPNLNRTLVIYFTPDFPHKILGWEETFKSGFGAKANNLTTKATLLKTIKSDYWNKKMKVHENLRDTLQLN, encoded by the coding sequence ATGAAAAAGGTTTTAAACCACTACGCTCTTATCATTATATTAGGTTTTACAGTTGCTGTTAACTCTTGCAAGCACACCACCCCAAAAAAAGAGATAGTTGAAAGCCCTGTAAAACCTAAAAACAATACGGCACAACAATCGCTTTCAAAAGCATTTAAAGATTACTGGTATGCAGGTGAGGCTGAAATTTCATCCTACAAATTAGAACAAGCTAGGTATGGTGAAATCAGGCAAGGTAATGCTGTACTTATTTATGTTACCGAAGATTTTTTACCTAAAGCACAAGTAAAGGCAGATTCTCAAAACCCAAACAATATTTCTATTTTAAAATTAAACACTACTAAATCTTTTAATACAGGTATTTACCCCTATTCAATCATGCAAAGTACCTTTTATCCTGTTTTAAATAACCAACATGCCTTAAAGGTTTCTGTATCTATGCAAGAATGGTGTAGCCACAGTTATATGCAACTTAATAACAGAAATGATTTTGATATCACCTTACACTCTTATTTTGAAGGAGAAGAAGACCAAAATATATCGGTAAAGAAATCCATTTTAGAAAATGAACTATGGACGCAATTGCGCTTAAACCCAAAATCTTTACCAACCGGTGTACTGGAAATAATTCCTTCATTTGAATATTTCAGACTTAAACACATTGATATTAAAGCATATAAAGCCAATGCCAAATTAACCAATAATACTTATACCATTCAATACCCAAATTTAAACAGAACTTTAGTCATTTATTTTACTCCAGATTTTCCTCATAAAATTTTAGGCTGGGAAGAAACCTTTAAAAGTGGTTTTGGGGCTAAAGCTAATAATTTAACCACCAAAGCAACCTTATTAAAAACTATAAAGTCAGACTATTGGAATAAAAAAATGAAAGTTCACGAAAATCTTAGGGATACTCTTCAACTAAATTAA
- a CDS encoding sodium:solute symporter has translation MQLNWIDWIVLGITLLAIVSYGTWQTRGSKNVKDYLRGGNKSKWWTIGLSVMATQASAITFLSTPGQAFNDGMGFVQFYFGLPIAMVVICMVFIPLYHRLKVYTAYEFLERRFDLKTRALTAILFLIQRGLAAGITIFAPAIILSVVLGWDLLTLNIVIGCLVIIYTVSGGTRAVNVTQKHQMVVIFFGMLTAFFIIFSKLPEDITFTKALSIAGASGKMEILDFSFSLNNRYTFWSGIIGGTFLMLSYFGTDQSQVQRYLSGKSVKEMQLGLIFNGLLKVPMQFFILLVGVMVFVFYQFNEAPVNFNPTATEMILNSDYADDFKALQEEQKSIFNDKQKIIHSFINNTHDKAAQYIAFANEANDDIRNEAKLLIDKVAKENNIKVESNDKDYVFIHFILNNLPRGLIGLLLAVILSAAMSSTASELNALGSTTTIDLYIRNSGEKTEKEKVKASRWFTFIWGILAIGVACVANLAENLIQLVNIIGSIFYGNVLGIFLLAFFFKFVKGNAVFISALITQVIIIALYFLNEYEIINLPFLWLNFVGCIIVIAIACLLQSFNLNNKEIEK, from the coding sequence ATGCAACTAAATTGGATAGATTGGATTGTTTTAGGCATCACACTATTAGCTATTGTATCCTATGGAACATGGCAAACAAGAGGTAGTAAAAATGTAAAAGATTATTTAAGAGGCGGCAATAAATCAAAATGGTGGACTATTGGTTTATCGGTTATGGCAACACAAGCTAGTGCTATTACCTTTCTTTCAACACCAGGACAAGCTTTTAATGATGGTATGGGTTTTGTACAATTCTACTTTGGGTTGCCTATAGCTATGGTAGTAATTTGTATGGTATTTATCCCCTTATACCACAGACTTAAAGTATATACAGCCTACGAGTTTTTAGAAAGAAGATTCGATTTAAAAACCAGAGCCCTCACAGCTATTTTATTTTTAATTCAACGTGGGTTAGCTGCGGGCATCACCATTTTTGCTCCTGCTATAATTCTATCGGTTGTATTAGGATGGGATTTATTAACTCTAAATATTGTTATTGGGTGTTTAGTAATAATCTACACGGTTTCTGGCGGAACCCGAGCCGTAAACGTTACTCAAAAACATCAAATGGTAGTTATCTTTTTTGGTATGCTAACCGCCTTTTTCATTATTTTTAGTAAACTTCCAGAAGATATTACCTTCACAAAAGCATTAAGCATTGCTGGAGCTAGCGGTAAAATGGAAATCTTAGATTTCTCTTTCAGTTTAAATAACAGATACACCTTTTGGAGCGGTATTATTGGCGGTACATTTTTAATGCTTTCTTATTTTGGAACCGACCAAAGTCAAGTGCAACGCTACCTATCTGGTAAATCTGTAAAAGAAATGCAGTTAGGTCTCATTTTTAATGGTTTATTAAAAGTGCCCATGCAATTCTTTATTCTGTTGGTGGGTGTTATGGTATTTGTGTTTTACCAGTTTAATGAAGCTCCTGTTAATTTTAATCCCACTGCTACTGAAATGATTTTAAATTCTGATTATGCAGACGATTTTAAAGCTCTCCAAGAAGAACAAAAAAGTATTTTTAATGATAAACAGAAAATTATACATTCTTTCATTAACAATACTCATGATAAAGCAGCTCAATATATAGCATTTGCTAATGAGGCTAATGATGATATTAGAAACGAAGCTAAATTACTTATTGATAAAGTTGCTAAAGAAAACAATATAAAAGTTGAAAGCAACGATAAAGATTATGTGTTTATTCATTTTATTTTAAATAACCTTCCTCGCGGACTAATAGGGTTATTATTAGCGGTTATTTTAAGTGCAGCCATGTCTAGTACTGCCAGTGAATTAAATGCATTAGGCTCTACCACAACCATAGATTTATACATTAGAAATAGTGGTGAAAAAACAGAAAAAGAAAAGGTTAAAGCATCGCGTTGGTTTACATTTATCTGGGGTATTTTAGCCATTGGGGTTGCTTGTGTTGCTAATCTTGCCGAAAATTTAATTCAGCTTGTAAACATTATTGGCTCTATATTTTACGGTAATGTTTTGGGTATATTTTTATTAGCATTCTTTTTTAAATTTGTAAAAGGCAATGCTGTATTTATAAGTGCCTTAATTACACAAGTAATTATCATTGCGCTTTATTTTTTAAATGAATATGAAATAATAAATTTGCCTTTTTTATGGCTCAATTTTGTGGGTTGTATTATTGTAATTGCCATAGCTTGTTTACTTCAATCGTTTAACTTAAACAACAAAGAAATTGAAAAATAA